Proteins from one Phoenix dactylifera cultivar Barhee BC4 unplaced genomic scaffold, palm_55x_up_171113_PBpolish2nd_filt_p 001946F, whole genome shotgun sequence genomic window:
- the LOC103723532 gene encoding uncharacterized protein LOC103723532 isoform X1 produces MIAQGVLPFPAAPPPPLLLPCSTTTLVRSVWFSVSVYPNKFARAKKEATKKREGERVGTPDHAYAALSSKISRTDRMNWDSRRRRRCEAVTKAENPGGDELGARTRTAYLSARRKERIELPDYGGPITFSDFVNHPSGVEALLNTRALHSFRPLDSNTYRCTLQKIQFLKFEVAPVLDLRVTPTREGCTVEMVDCRFEGSGIVEQQNHVFSAFVRNHITWERNGSEPCLDVDVNLKVSLEVYTKPFNLLPLSAVEKPGNLLMQGLLDRLVPLLVEQLLDDYRTWVSEQFRVSS; encoded by the exons ATGATTGCCCAGGGGGTGCTGCCATTCCCTgccgctcctcctcctcctctccttctcccctgcagcaccaccaccctcgtcAGGTCTGTTTGGTTCTCTGTCTCTGTCTATCCTAATAAATTTGCAAGAGCGAAAAAAGAAGCAACAAAGAAAAGGGAGGGCGAGAGAGTCGGGACTcc GGATCACGCATACGCTGCCCTCTCCAGCAAAATCTCCCGGACCGACCGGATGAATTGGGACTCGAGGAGGAGACGGAGATGTGAAGCGGTGACCAAGGCCGAGAACCCGGGAGGGGACGAACTGGGTGCCAGGACGAGGACGGCTTATCTGTCCGCGCGACGCAAGGAGAGGATCGAGCTCCCCGACTACGGGGGCCCCATCACGTTCAGCGATTTCGTCAACCACCCTTCCGGCGTGGAAGCCCTCCTAAACACTCGAGCCTTGCACAGCTTTCGGCCCTTGGATTCCAACACCTACAG GTGCACCTTGCAAAAGATCCAGTTCCTCAAGTTTGAAGTGGCCCCCGTGCTAGACTTACGCGTGACCCCGACAAGAGAAGGCTGCACGGTCGAGATGGTGGATTGCAGG TTTGAGGGTTCTGGAATAGTAGAGCAGCAAAATCATGTTTTTTCAG CATTTGTGAGAAACCATATAACTTGGGAGAGAAATGGTTCTGAGCCATGCTTGGATGTGGACGTGAATTTAAAAGTTTCCCTTGAG GTCTATACAAAACCCTTTAACTTGCTTCCACTATCAGCAGTGGAAAAACCTGGAAACCT GCTTATGCAAGGTCTTCTTGACAGGCTTGTCCCTTTGCTTGTTGAGCAGCTACTCGATGACTACCGCACTTGGGTCAGCGAGCAGTTTCGAGTTTCTTCATGA
- the LOC103723532 gene encoding uncharacterized protein LOC103723532 isoform X4 translates to MIAQGVLPFPAAPPPPLLLPCSTTTLVRDHAYAALSSKISRTDRMNWDSRRRRRCEAVTKAENPGGDELGARTRTAYLSARRKERIELPDYGGPITFSDFVNHPSGVEALLNTRALHSFRPLDSNTYRCTLQKIQFLKFEVAPVLDLRVTPTREGCTVEMVDCRFEGSGIVEQQNHVFSAFVRNHITWERNGSEPCLDVDVNLKVSLEVYTKPFNLLPLSAVEKPGNLLMQGLLDRLVPLLVEQLLDDYRTWVSEQFRVSS, encoded by the exons ATGATTGCCCAGGGGGTGCTGCCATTCCCTgccgctcctcctcctcctctccttctcccctgcagcaccaccaccctcgtcAG GGATCACGCATACGCTGCCCTCTCCAGCAAAATCTCCCGGACCGACCGGATGAATTGGGACTCGAGGAGGAGACGGAGATGTGAAGCGGTGACCAAGGCCGAGAACCCGGGAGGGGACGAACTGGGTGCCAGGACGAGGACGGCTTATCTGTCCGCGCGACGCAAGGAGAGGATCGAGCTCCCCGACTACGGGGGCCCCATCACGTTCAGCGATTTCGTCAACCACCCTTCCGGCGTGGAAGCCCTCCTAAACACTCGAGCCTTGCACAGCTTTCGGCCCTTGGATTCCAACACCTACAG GTGCACCTTGCAAAAGATCCAGTTCCTCAAGTTTGAAGTGGCCCCCGTGCTAGACTTACGCGTGACCCCGACAAGAGAAGGCTGCACGGTCGAGATGGTGGATTGCAGG TTTGAGGGTTCTGGAATAGTAGAGCAGCAAAATCATGTTTTTTCAG CATTTGTGAGAAACCATATAACTTGGGAGAGAAATGGTTCTGAGCCATGCTTGGATGTGGACGTGAATTTAAAAGTTTCCCTTGAG GTCTATACAAAACCCTTTAACTTGCTTCCACTATCAGCAGTGGAAAAACCTGGAAACCT GCTTATGCAAGGTCTTCTTGACAGGCTTGTCCCTTTGCTTGTTGAGCAGCTACTCGATGACTACCGCACTTGGGTCAGCGAGCAGTTTCGAGTTTCTTCATGA
- the LOC103723532 gene encoding uncharacterized protein LOC103723532 isoform X2, whose product MIAQGVLPFPAAPPPPLLLPCSTTTLVRSVWFSVSVYPNKFARAKKEATKKREGERVGTPDHAYAALSSKISRTDRMNWDSRRRRRCEAVTKAENPGGDELGARTRTAYLSARRKERIELPDYGGPITFSDFVNHPSGVEALLNTRALHSFRPLDSNTYRCTLQKIQFLKFEVAPVLDLRVTPTREGCTVEMVDCRFEGSGIVEQQNHVFSAFVRNHITWERNGSEPCLDVDVNLKVSLEVYTKPFNLLPLSAVEKPGNLLVPLLVEQLLDDYRTWVSEQFRVSS is encoded by the exons ATGATTGCCCAGGGGGTGCTGCCATTCCCTgccgctcctcctcctcctctccttctcccctgcagcaccaccaccctcgtcAGGTCTGTTTGGTTCTCTGTCTCTGTCTATCCTAATAAATTTGCAAGAGCGAAAAAAGAAGCAACAAAGAAAAGGGAGGGCGAGAGAGTCGGGACTcc GGATCACGCATACGCTGCCCTCTCCAGCAAAATCTCCCGGACCGACCGGATGAATTGGGACTCGAGGAGGAGACGGAGATGTGAAGCGGTGACCAAGGCCGAGAACCCGGGAGGGGACGAACTGGGTGCCAGGACGAGGACGGCTTATCTGTCCGCGCGACGCAAGGAGAGGATCGAGCTCCCCGACTACGGGGGCCCCATCACGTTCAGCGATTTCGTCAACCACCCTTCCGGCGTGGAAGCCCTCCTAAACACTCGAGCCTTGCACAGCTTTCGGCCCTTGGATTCCAACACCTACAG GTGCACCTTGCAAAAGATCCAGTTCCTCAAGTTTGAAGTGGCCCCCGTGCTAGACTTACGCGTGACCCCGACAAGAGAAGGCTGCACGGTCGAGATGGTGGATTGCAGG TTTGAGGGTTCTGGAATAGTAGAGCAGCAAAATCATGTTTTTTCAG CATTTGTGAGAAACCATATAACTTGGGAGAGAAATGGTTCTGAGCCATGCTTGGATGTGGACGTGAATTTAAAAGTTTCCCTTGAG GTCTATACAAAACCCTTTAACTTGCTTCCACTATCAGCAGTGGAAAAACCTGGAAACCT GCTTGTCCCTTTGCTTGTTGAGCAGCTACTCGATGACTACCGCACTTGGGTCAGCGAGCAGTTTCGAGTTTCTTCATGA
- the LOC103723532 gene encoding uncharacterized protein LOC103723532 isoform X5, protein MIAQGVLPFPAAPPPPLLLPCSTTTLVRSVWFSVSVYPNKFARAKKEATKKREGERVGTPDHAYAALSSKISRTDRMNWDSRRRRRCEAVTKAENPGGDELGARTRTAYLSARRKERIELPDYGGPITFSDFVNHPSGVEALLNTRALHSFRPLDSNTYRCTLQKIQFLKFEVAPVLDLRVTPTREGCTVEMVDCRFEGSGIVEQQNHVFSAFVRNHITWERNGSEPCLDVDVNLKVSLEAYARSS, encoded by the exons ATGATTGCCCAGGGGGTGCTGCCATTCCCTgccgctcctcctcctcctctccttctcccctgcagcaccaccaccctcgtcAGGTCTGTTTGGTTCTCTGTCTCTGTCTATCCTAATAAATTTGCAAGAGCGAAAAAAGAAGCAACAAAGAAAAGGGAGGGCGAGAGAGTCGGGACTcc GGATCACGCATACGCTGCCCTCTCCAGCAAAATCTCCCGGACCGACCGGATGAATTGGGACTCGAGGAGGAGACGGAGATGTGAAGCGGTGACCAAGGCCGAGAACCCGGGAGGGGACGAACTGGGTGCCAGGACGAGGACGGCTTATCTGTCCGCGCGACGCAAGGAGAGGATCGAGCTCCCCGACTACGGGGGCCCCATCACGTTCAGCGATTTCGTCAACCACCCTTCCGGCGTGGAAGCCCTCCTAAACACTCGAGCCTTGCACAGCTTTCGGCCCTTGGATTCCAACACCTACAG GTGCACCTTGCAAAAGATCCAGTTCCTCAAGTTTGAAGTGGCCCCCGTGCTAGACTTACGCGTGACCCCGACAAGAGAAGGCTGCACGGTCGAGATGGTGGATTGCAGG TTTGAGGGTTCTGGAATAGTAGAGCAGCAAAATCATGTTTTTTCAG CATTTGTGAGAAACCATATAACTTGGGAGAGAAATGGTTCTGAGCCATGCTTGGATGTGGACGTGAATTTAAAAGTTTCCCTTGAG GCTTATGCAAGGTCTTCTTGA
- the LOC103723532 gene encoding uncharacterized protein LOC103723532 isoform X3, translating into MIAQGVLPFPAAPPPPLLLPCSTTTLVRSVWFSVSVYPNKFARAKKEATKKREGERVGTPDHAYAALSSKISRTDRMNWDSRRRRRCEAVTKAENPGGDELGARTRTAYLSARRKERIELPDYGGPITFSDFVNHPSGVEALLNTRALHSFRPLDSNTYRCTLQKIQFLKFEVAPVLDLRVTPTREGCTVEMVDCRFEGSGIVEQQNHVFSAFVRNHITWERNGSEPCLDVDVNLKVSLEVYTKPFNLLPLSAVEKPGNLIVGTVSLML; encoded by the exons ATGATTGCCCAGGGGGTGCTGCCATTCCCTgccgctcctcctcctcctctccttctcccctgcagcaccaccaccctcgtcAGGTCTGTTTGGTTCTCTGTCTCTGTCTATCCTAATAAATTTGCAAGAGCGAAAAAAGAAGCAACAAAGAAAAGGGAGGGCGAGAGAGTCGGGACTcc GGATCACGCATACGCTGCCCTCTCCAGCAAAATCTCCCGGACCGACCGGATGAATTGGGACTCGAGGAGGAGACGGAGATGTGAAGCGGTGACCAAGGCCGAGAACCCGGGAGGGGACGAACTGGGTGCCAGGACGAGGACGGCTTATCTGTCCGCGCGACGCAAGGAGAGGATCGAGCTCCCCGACTACGGGGGCCCCATCACGTTCAGCGATTTCGTCAACCACCCTTCCGGCGTGGAAGCCCTCCTAAACACTCGAGCCTTGCACAGCTTTCGGCCCTTGGATTCCAACACCTACAG GTGCACCTTGCAAAAGATCCAGTTCCTCAAGTTTGAAGTGGCCCCCGTGCTAGACTTACGCGTGACCCCGACAAGAGAAGGCTGCACGGTCGAGATGGTGGATTGCAGG TTTGAGGGTTCTGGAATAGTAGAGCAGCAAAATCATGTTTTTTCAG CATTTGTGAGAAACCATATAACTTGGGAGAGAAATGGTTCTGAGCCATGCTTGGATGTGGACGTGAATTTAAAAGTTTCCCTTGAG GTCTATACAAAACCCTTTAACTTGCTTCCACTATCAGCAGTGGAAAAACCTGGAAACCT CATTGTAGGCACCGTATCTCTCATGTTGTAA
- the LOC103723532 gene encoding uncharacterized protein LOC103723532 isoform X7, whose translation MIAQGVLPFPAAPPPPLLLPCSTTTLVRSVWFSVSVYPNKFARAKKEATKKREGERVGTPDHAYAALSSKISRTDRMNWDSRRRRRCEAVTKAENPGGDELGARTRTAYLSARRKERIELPDYGGPITFSDFVNHPSGVEALLNTRALHSFRPLDSNTYRCTLQKIQFLKFEVAPVLDLRVTPTREGCTVEMVDCRFEGSGIVEQQNHVFSVSCLVSDSCGVQKSICEKPYNLGEKWF comes from the exons ATGATTGCCCAGGGGGTGCTGCCATTCCCTgccgctcctcctcctcctctccttctcccctgcagcaccaccaccctcgtcAGGTCTGTTTGGTTCTCTGTCTCTGTCTATCCTAATAAATTTGCAAGAGCGAAAAAAGAAGCAACAAAGAAAAGGGAGGGCGAGAGAGTCGGGACTcc GGATCACGCATACGCTGCCCTCTCCAGCAAAATCTCCCGGACCGACCGGATGAATTGGGACTCGAGGAGGAGACGGAGATGTGAAGCGGTGACCAAGGCCGAGAACCCGGGAGGGGACGAACTGGGTGCCAGGACGAGGACGGCTTATCTGTCCGCGCGACGCAAGGAGAGGATCGAGCTCCCCGACTACGGGGGCCCCATCACGTTCAGCGATTTCGTCAACCACCCTTCCGGCGTGGAAGCCCTCCTAAACACTCGAGCCTTGCACAGCTTTCGGCCCTTGGATTCCAACACCTACAG GTGCACCTTGCAAAAGATCCAGTTCCTCAAGTTTGAAGTGGCCCCCGTGCTAGACTTACGCGTGACCCCGACAAGAGAAGGCTGCACGGTCGAGATGGTGGATTGCAGG TTTGAGGGTTCTGGAATAGTAGAGCAGCAAAATCATGTTTTTTCAG TCTCCTGCCTGGTCAGTGATAGCTGTGGAGTCCAAAAAAG CATTTGTGAGAAACCATATAACTTGGGAGAGAAATGGTTCTGA
- the LOC103723532 gene encoding uncharacterized protein LOC103723532 isoform X6 yields MIAQGVLPFPAAPPPPLLLPCSTTTLVRSVWFSVSVYPNKFARAKKEATKKREGERVGTPDHAYAALSSKISRTDRMNWDSRRRRRCEAVTKAENPGGDELGARTRTAYLSARRKERIELPDYGGPITFSDFVNHPSGVEALLNTRALHSFRPLDSNTYRCTLQKIQFLKFEVAPVLDLRVTPTREGCTVEMVDCRFEGSGIVEQQNHVFSVSCLVSDSCGVQKRYPKSCHRLVSCKAKIMTLLSK; encoded by the exons ATGATTGCCCAGGGGGTGCTGCCATTCCCTgccgctcctcctcctcctctccttctcccctgcagcaccaccaccctcgtcAGGTCTGTTTGGTTCTCTGTCTCTGTCTATCCTAATAAATTTGCAAGAGCGAAAAAAGAAGCAACAAAGAAAAGGGAGGGCGAGAGAGTCGGGACTcc GGATCACGCATACGCTGCCCTCTCCAGCAAAATCTCCCGGACCGACCGGATGAATTGGGACTCGAGGAGGAGACGGAGATGTGAAGCGGTGACCAAGGCCGAGAACCCGGGAGGGGACGAACTGGGTGCCAGGACGAGGACGGCTTATCTGTCCGCGCGACGCAAGGAGAGGATCGAGCTCCCCGACTACGGGGGCCCCATCACGTTCAGCGATTTCGTCAACCACCCTTCCGGCGTGGAAGCCCTCCTAAACACTCGAGCCTTGCACAGCTTTCGGCCCTTGGATTCCAACACCTACAG GTGCACCTTGCAAAAGATCCAGTTCCTCAAGTTTGAAGTGGCCCCCGTGCTAGACTTACGCGTGACCCCGACAAGAGAAGGCTGCACGGTCGAGATGGTGGATTGCAGG TTTGAGGGTTCTGGAATAGTAGAGCAGCAAAATCATGTTTTTTCAG TCTCCTGCCTGGTCAGTGATAGCTGTGGAGTCCAAAAAAG GTACCCCAAGTCCTGTCACAGACTTGTATCTTGCAAGGCTAAAATCATGACTCTCCTATCGAAATAA
- the LOC103723532 gene encoding uncharacterized protein LOC103723532 isoform X9 — protein MIAQGVLPFPAAPPPPLLLPCSTTTLVRSVWFSVSVYPNKFARAKKEATKKREGERVGTPDHAYAALSSKISRTDRMNWDSRRRRRCEAVTKAENPGGDELGARTRTAYLSARRKERIELPDYGGPITFSDFVNHPSGVEALLNTRALHSFRPLDSNTYRCTLQKIQFLKFEVAPVLDLRVTPTREGCTVEMVDCRFEGSGIVEQQNHVFSVISLLPGQ, from the exons ATGATTGCCCAGGGGGTGCTGCCATTCCCTgccgctcctcctcctcctctccttctcccctgcagcaccaccaccctcgtcAGGTCTGTTTGGTTCTCTGTCTCTGTCTATCCTAATAAATTTGCAAGAGCGAAAAAAGAAGCAACAAAGAAAAGGGAGGGCGAGAGAGTCGGGACTcc GGATCACGCATACGCTGCCCTCTCCAGCAAAATCTCCCGGACCGACCGGATGAATTGGGACTCGAGGAGGAGACGGAGATGTGAAGCGGTGACCAAGGCCGAGAACCCGGGAGGGGACGAACTGGGTGCCAGGACGAGGACGGCTTATCTGTCCGCGCGACGCAAGGAGAGGATCGAGCTCCCCGACTACGGGGGCCCCATCACGTTCAGCGATTTCGTCAACCACCCTTCCGGCGTGGAAGCCCTCCTAAACACTCGAGCCTTGCACAGCTTTCGGCCCTTGGATTCCAACACCTACAG GTGCACCTTGCAAAAGATCCAGTTCCTCAAGTTTGAAGTGGCCCCCGTGCTAGACTTACGCGTGACCCCGACAAGAGAAGGCTGCACGGTCGAGATGGTGGATTGCAGG TTTGAGGGTTCTGGAATAGTAGAGCAGCAAAATCATGTTTTTTCAG TGATTAGTCTCCTGCCTGGTCAGTGA
- the LOC103723532 gene encoding uncharacterized protein LOC103723532 isoform X8 — MIAQGVLPFPAAPPPPLLLPCSTTTLVRSVWFSVSVYPNKFARAKKEATKKREGERVGTPDHAYAALSSKISRTDRMNWDSRRRRRCEAVTKAENPGGDELGARTRTAYLSARRKERIELPDYGGPITFSDFVNHPSGVEALLNTRALHSFRPLDSNTYRCTLQKIQFLKFEVAPVLDLRVTPTREGCTVEMVDCRFEGSGIVEQQNHVFSGPRGSSVLILLCLCK; from the exons ATGATTGCCCAGGGGGTGCTGCCATTCCCTgccgctcctcctcctcctctccttctcccctgcagcaccaccaccctcgtcAGGTCTGTTTGGTTCTCTGTCTCTGTCTATCCTAATAAATTTGCAAGAGCGAAAAAAGAAGCAACAAAGAAAAGGGAGGGCGAGAGAGTCGGGACTcc GGATCACGCATACGCTGCCCTCTCCAGCAAAATCTCCCGGACCGACCGGATGAATTGGGACTCGAGGAGGAGACGGAGATGTGAAGCGGTGACCAAGGCCGAGAACCCGGGAGGGGACGAACTGGGTGCCAGGACGAGGACGGCTTATCTGTCCGCGCGACGCAAGGAGAGGATCGAGCTCCCCGACTACGGGGGCCCCATCACGTTCAGCGATTTCGTCAACCACCCTTCCGGCGTGGAAGCCCTCCTAAACACTCGAGCCTTGCACAGCTTTCGGCCCTTGGATTCCAACACCTACAG GTGCACCTTGCAAAAGATCCAGTTCCTCAAGTTTGAAGTGGCCCCCGTGCTAGACTTACGCGTGACCCCGACAAGAGAAGGCTGCACGGTCGAGATGGTGGATTGCAGG TTTGAGGGTTCTGGAATAGTAGAGCAGCAAAATCATGTTTTTTCAG GCCCAAGAGGTTCTTCTGTACTTATCCTTCTTTGTCTGTGCAAGTGA